In a genomic window of Glycine max cultivar Williams 82 chromosome 13, Glycine_max_v4.0, whole genome shotgun sequence:
- the LOC100500639 gene encoding Protein DMP4 has protein sequence MDIKIESDDSQNEENEERLPLLRNSEVPEAERNLIQKAISQTFQSTAHLGNLLPTGTVLAFQLLSPIFTNVGNCDSVSKAMTAALVSLCGASCFMSCLTDSFRDSKGSICYGFATLRGLWVIDGSTTLPPQLAAKYRLKLIDFMHAVMSVLVFAAIALFDQNVVNCFFPAPSTETQEILTALPVGIGVLGSMFFVAFPTQRHGIGFPLSTD, from the coding sequence ATGGACATCAAAATAGAAAGTGATGATTCTCAGAATGAGGAGAATGAAGAAAGGCTACCACTCCTGAGAAATAGTGAGGTGCCAGAAGCAGAGAGGAATCTGATTCAGAAAGCCATTAGCCAGACATTTCAGAGCACCGCACATTTGGGCAACCTTTTACCAACTGGCACAGTCCTTGCTTTCCAACTTCTGTCCCCGATCTTCACAAATGTTGGCAACTGTGACTCTGTCAGCAAGGCCATGACTGCTGCACTTGTATCTCTCTGTGGTGCCTCATGCTTCATGTCATGTTTAACTGATAGCTTCCGAGACAGCAAGGGGAGCATCTGTTATGGGTTTGCCACCCTCAGGGGCTTGTGGGTCATTGATGGATCAACCACCCTTCCACCTCAACTTGCCGCAAAATATCGCCTAAAGTTAATAGATTTCATGCATGCAGTGATGTCAGTTTTGGTATTTGCAGCAATTGCATTGTTTGATCAGAATGTGGTGAATTGCTTCTTTCCAGCACCCTCAACTGAGACACAGGAAATCCTCACAGCATTGCCAGTGGGTATTGGCGTTTTGGGCAGCATGTTCTTTGTTGCATTTCCTACACAGAGACATGGAATTGGCTTCCCCCTTTCAACAGATTAA
- the LOC100794116 gene encoding pentatricopeptide repeat-containing protein At5g46100, whose protein sequence is MGSKTLFKWPKQITNSLVVQLIKAEKDVHKAVNMFDSATAEYGNGFRHDHETFGLIISRLVTVNQFRPAEGMLERMKQEKCMVTEDIFLSICRGYGRVHRPLDAIRVFHKMEGFQLRPTQKAYLTILDILVEENHVKRAIGFYREMRELGIPSSVVSLNILIKALCKNKETVDSALRIFQEMPNRGCQPDSYTYGTLINGLCRLGNISEAKELFKEMEQKGFSASVVTYTSLIHGLCQSNNLDEAIGLLEEMKRNDIEPNVFTYSSLMDGLCKGGHSSQAMQLLEVMDKKHHLPNMVTYSTLINGLCKERKLREAVEILDRMRIQGLKPNAGLYGKIISGLCAAGSYQEAANFIDEMVLGGISPNRASWSLHVRMHNMVVQGLCNNVDPPRAFQLYLSMRTRCISVEIDTFDCLVKCFCKRGDLHKAARILEEMVLDGCIPDEGVWNVVIGGLWDRKKVREATEQLLVELQQKFVEAES, encoded by the coding sequence ATGGGTAGTAAAACTTTGTTCAAGTGGCCAAAGCAAATCACAAATTCCCTAGTTGTGCAGTTAATCAAGGCAGAAAAGGACGTGCACAAAGCTGTGAACATGTTTGATTCTGCAACTGCTGAGTATGGTAATGGGTTTCGTCATGATCATGAAACTTTTGGTCTTATCATCTCTAGGTTAGTCACTGTGAACCAGTTTAGACCAGCGGAAGGGATGCTGGAGAGAATGAAGCAAGAAAAATGCATGGTTACAGAGGACATATTTTTAAGTATATGTAGGGGTTATGGACGCGTGCATAGGCCCCTTGATGCCATCAGGGTTTTCCACAAGATGGAAGGTTTTCAGCTTAGGCCAACACAAAAGGCATACCTTACAATACTTGATATTCTTGTGGAGGAAAACCATGTAAAGAGGGCTATTGGTTTTTACCGTGAGATGAGAGAATTGGGTATTCCATCTAGCGTTGTTTCTCTCAATATTTTGATCAAGGCCCTCTGCAAAAACAAGGAGACTGTTGATTCTGCTTTACGAATATTTCAGGAGATGCCCAACCGTGGATGTCAGCCGGATTCATATACGTATGGTACATTGATTAATGGGCTGTGTAGACTCGGAAATATCAGTGAGGCAAAGGAACTATTCAAAGAGATGGAGCAAAAAGGTTTTTCAGCTTCTGTTGTTACCTATACTAGTTTGATACATGGCTTGTGTCAGTCTAATAATTTGGATGAAGCTATAGGATTGcttgaagaaatgaaaagaaatgacATTGAGCCAAATGTTTTTACTTATAGTTCTCTGATGGATGGTTTATGTAAAGGTGGTCATTCATCACAAGCAATGCAGTTATTAGAAGTAATGGACAAAAAGCACCATTTGCCTAACATGGTCACTTATAGTACTTTAATCAATGGACTGTGCAAAGAAAGAAAGCTTCGTGAGGCTGTGGAGATTCTTGACAGGATGAGGATTCAAGGCTTGAAACCAAATGCAGGGTTGTATGGAAAAATCATAAGTGGCCTCTGTGCTGCAGGCAGTTATCAAGAAGCTGCAAACTTCATTGATGAGATGGTGCTTGGTGGTATCTCACCAAATCGAGCAAGTTGGAGCCTTCATGTTAGGATGCATAACATGGTAGTCCAGGGCCTTTGTAATAATGTTGATCCACCTCGTGCATTTCAGTTGTATCTTAGTATGCGCACTAGGTGCATCTCTGTTGAAATTGACACTTTTGATTGTTTAGTCAAATGTTTTTGCAAGAGAGGAGACCTGCACAAAGCTGCTCGGATTCTTGAAGAGATGGTATTAGATGGTTGCATTCCAGATGAGGGAGTATGGAATGTAGTAATTGGTGGACTTTGGGACCGGAAAAAAGTGAGAGAAGCCACTGAGCAATTGCTGGTTGAGCTGCAGCAGAAGTTTGTCGAAGCTGAAAGTTGA